In Carassius auratus strain Wakin chromosome 36, ASM336829v1, whole genome shotgun sequence, the following are encoded in one genomic region:
- the LOC113054898 gene encoding protein canopy homolog 2-like — MENHFYIVIVYALMSLHLLLVQGARQGQDIKCGACRALVDEMEWAISQIDPKKMIQTGSFRINPDGTQSVREVPFSRSESHLLELMEEVCEKMKDYGERVDPVTNRKTYVRHTSRDGTAMDLSDLAFDSRVSSSLKFACETIVEQHEDELIEFFDHETDNVKDKLCSKRTDLCDHALKIPHDEL, encoded by the exons ATGGAAAACCATTTTTACATTGTTATCGTCTATGCATTGATGTCTTTGCACCTATTGTTAGTCCAAGGAGCCAGACAGGGTCAAGACATAAAATGTGGAG CATGCAGGGCATTAGTGGATGAAATGGAGTGGGCCATATCTCAAATAGACCCCAAGAAAATGATCCAGACCGGATCATTTAGGATTAATCCTGATGGCACTCAGTCAGTTAGAGAG GTTCCCTTTTCCCGCTCTGAGAGTCATCTGCTGGAGCTGATGGAAGAGGTTTGTGAGAAGATGAAAGATTACGGTGAGCGTGTTGACCCTGTCACCAACCGGAAGACATACGTGAGACATACGTCCCGTGATGGCACTGCCATGGACCTTTCTGATCTGGCCTTCGACTCCAGAGTCAGCTCTAGTTTAAAGTTTGCT tgtgaaaCGATCGTTGAGCAGCATGAGGATGAACTCATTGAGTTCTTTGATCACGAGACAGACAATGTTAAAGACAAGCTCTGCAGTAAGAGGACAG ATCTGTGTGACCATGCTCTGAAGATACCTCATGATGAGTTATAA